One segment of Laspinema palackyanum D2c DNA contains the following:
- a CDS encoding DUF1822 family protein — MGTTIQTSSKDRLEKAWQALQSAQDLQEDRIRFGLDHVNLYVEDVEGDWIETWGEGQEWENPVNLGKWFQQRFEPGWQAIDEVFCPEEDSLALIRETAGVKRAKTLQLGPQNSQHPIALIVTIKAESHGETGVLVQVYPTGDRPELPAGLQLSLLSHHGDRLHEVVARNADSGLQMELSGQPGERYSIQVTLERDRVTEEFVI; from the coding sequence ATGGGTACGACAATCCAAACATCAAGTAAAGACCGCCTCGAAAAAGCATGGCAAGCCCTTCAATCGGCTCAAGATTTACAGGAGGACCGAATCAGGTTTGGTCTGGATCACGTTAATCTTTATGTCGAGGATGTAGAGGGGGATTGGATAGAAACCTGGGGAGAAGGGCAGGAATGGGAGAATCCGGTGAATTTGGGAAAGTGGTTTCAGCAGCGATTTGAACCGGGATGGCAGGCGATCGATGAGGTCTTTTGTCCGGAAGAAGATTCCCTGGCGTTAATCCGGGAAACCGCTGGAGTAAAACGGGCTAAAACGTTGCAATTAGGCCCTCAAAATAGCCAGCACCCGATCGCCTTGATTGTGACTATTAAGGCCGAATCTCACGGGGAAACAGGGGTATTAGTCCAGGTTTATCCCACCGGCGATCGCCCGGAATTACCCGCCGGGTTACAACTGAGTTTACTCTCTCACCACGGCGATCGCCTCCATGAGGTCGTCGCCCGCAATGCTGACTCCGGGCTACAAATGGAGTTAAGTGGACAACCGGGAGAACGCTATAGCATTCAGGTTACCTTAGAGCGCGATCGGGTCACAGAAGAGTTTGTGATTTAA
- a CDS encoding protein kinase domain-containing protein: MSYCLNPKCPNRADPLNAQNRICRHCGSLLIFQGRYRIGRLLGEGGFGQTFEVNDGGILKVLKVLTDDNPKAIALFQREAQVLSHLNHPGIPRVEAEGYFTVLPRNSQQPLHCLVMQRIEGRNLEVWMADRHHLPIPQHQALNWLKQLAEILHIVHQQQFFHRDIKPSNIMLQPNGQLALIDFGSAREVTGTYLAKVGGGHQITGIVSPGYTPPEQANGKAVPQSDFFALGRTFVFLLTGKEPNAFPEDTRTGQLLWRSDGSRQSPTAGFTTNPLADCIDYMMAPFPGNRPQNTQVILKRLEEIEQEMQQPWGSTPMPARSPQPMGGIQPYQAAARIPTRLLRLNGARNYSRHSRHSGRSRFHYKKALKSSQKFLVGGFFLALAGTATHLFGGFTVPNVSALLWLNYGSPVVMPEVPANPEEPFTGISTVSAQPLAAKQPITLAKTLGGHLWGVNSIALSPDSRLLVSGSVDKTVKLWDLESGQVRQSLSGHSNEIWSVTFSPDGSKVASSSGDGTIKVWETSTGKLLHTLSDHAAWVMSVTFSPDGKQLASGGFDNTIKLWNAETGELIRSIAGHSGWVFSLAYSPDGQLLASGSFDRTIKIWHTQTGEVVRTLEGGLYRFRSVAFSPNGQWVAGASGDSSILIWQVSSGQLVRSLFGHSDAVHAIAFSPDGQTLVSGGGSLDSTLKLWNIGTGQLLQTLKGHSDTINSVSISADGKMLTSGSQDNTIKVWQLQ; the protein is encoded by the coding sequence GTGAGTTATTGCCTCAATCCTAAATGCCCCAATCGGGCTGACCCCTTAAATGCACAGAACCGCATTTGTCGGCATTGTGGTTCGCTTTTGATTTTCCAAGGGCGCTATCGGATTGGGCGATTATTGGGGGAAGGGGGGTTTGGTCAAACCTTTGAGGTGAATGATGGGGGCATCCTGAAGGTTCTGAAGGTCCTGACTGATGATAACCCCAAGGCGATCGCCCTGTTTCAGCGGGAAGCTCAAGTTTTAAGCCATTTGAATCACCCCGGTATTCCCCGGGTGGAAGCAGAGGGTTACTTTACCGTCCTGCCCAGAAATAGCCAGCAGCCGTTACACTGTCTGGTGATGCAACGAATTGAGGGTCGGAATTTGGAGGTATGGATGGCCGATCGCCATCATCTACCGATTCCCCAGCATCAAGCCCTCAATTGGTTGAAACAGCTTGCAGAAATTTTACATATTGTCCATCAACAGCAGTTTTTCCACCGCGATATCAAACCCTCGAACATCATGCTTCAGCCAAATGGTCAACTGGCGTTGATTGACTTTGGCAGTGCGAGGGAGGTGACAGGAACCTATCTGGCAAAAGTGGGGGGAGGTCATCAAATTACGGGGATTGTTTCCCCCGGTTACACTCCCCCAGAACAGGCAAATGGAAAAGCGGTTCCCCAATCAGATTTTTTTGCCCTAGGACGAACCTTTGTGTTCCTGCTAACCGGAAAAGAACCCAATGCCTTTCCTGAAGATACTAGGACGGGTCAACTCTTGTGGCGATCGGATGGAAGTCGCCAAAGTCCCACGGCGGGATTCACCACGAATCCCTTGGCGGATTGTATTGATTACATGATGGCCCCTTTTCCGGGGAATCGGCCCCAAAATACTCAGGTAATTTTAAAGCGGTTGGAGGAAATCGAACAGGAGATGCAGCAACCGTGGGGTTCAACTCCTATGCCTGCGCGATCGCCTCAACCGATGGGTGGAATCCAACCTTATCAAGCAGCAGCAAGGATTCCCACTCGCCTGCTGCGATTAAATGGTGCCAGAAATTATAGTCGTCACAGTCGTCATAGTGGGCGATCGCGCTTTCATTACAAAAAAGCCCTGAAATCATCTCAAAAATTCCTAGTGGGTGGATTTTTCCTAGCCTTAGCGGGAACAGCCACTCACCTATTTGGCGGCTTTACAGTTCCCAATGTCTCCGCTTTACTCTGGTTGAACTATGGCAGTCCTGTGGTGATGCCCGAAGTTCCGGCTAACCCGGAGGAACCCTTCACTGGGATTTCTACGGTGTCGGCTCAACCCTTGGCAGCGAAACAGCCGATCACGTTAGCGAAAACCCTCGGGGGTCATCTGTGGGGGGTTAATTCTATTGCGCTGAGTCCCGATAGCCGCCTCCTAGTCAGTGGAAGTGTTGACAAAACGGTAAAGCTATGGGACCTAGAATCCGGTCAGGTCCGTCAGAGTTTATCCGGTCATTCCAATGAAATTTGGTCAGTGACTTTTAGTCCTGATGGTAGTAAGGTCGCCAGTAGCAGTGGCGATGGGACGATTAAAGTTTGGGAGACGAGTACGGGTAAGCTCTTACATACCCTGTCGGATCATGCGGCTTGGGTGATGTCGGTGACCTTTAGTCCCGATGGCAAGCAGTTAGCCTCTGGGGGTTTTGATAATACGATTAAGTTATGGAATGCAGAAACTGGGGAGTTGATTCGGTCGATCGCCGGTCATTCGGGTTGGGTGTTTTCCCTGGCTTATAGTCCCGATGGTCAACTCTTAGCCAGTGGCAGTTTTGATCGAACGATTAAAATCTGGCATACTCAAACCGGAGAGGTGGTCCGCACGTTAGAAGGGGGGTTGTATCGGTTTCGTTCGGTGGCTTTTAGCCCCAATGGTCAGTGGGTTGCCGGTGCCAGTGGGGACAGTTCGATTCTGATTTGGCAAGTGAGTAGTGGTCAGTTGGTCCGTTCACTATTCGGACATTCCGATGCCGTACACGCGATCGCCTTTAGTCCCGATGGTCAGACTTTGGTGAGTGGCGGAGGGTCTCTGGATAGTACCCTGAAACTTTGGAATATTGGGACGGGACAATTGTTACAAACCCTGAAGGGTCATTCGGATACGATTAATTCGGTTTCGATTAGTGCCGATGGCAAAATGCTGACAAGTGGCAGTCAAGATAATACAATTAAGGTGTGGCAATTACAGTAG
- a CDS encoding tryptophan-rich sensory protein, giving the protein MTQLSERSNSDLFRSVSTLLAILAAFVTNIIANLFPFNGLTIGEISNQMFRDVLIIPANYAFAIWGLIYLSLISFGIYQVLPAQRHHPRLRRMSYLLVLASLAQIAWVFLFEYLQFGWSVLAMLIILGSLILTYLRLQIGKERIPPREKWFINIPISIYLAWISVATVVNIASTLYAWGWDNPNTFVFWTVIMLGVSAAIAAVATIQRGDTAFNLVFVWAYIAIAVRQSQYVVIVSTALGLAIGLILLLGVPWLKKRRKT; this is encoded by the coding sequence ATGACACAGCTCTCTGAACGCTCTAACTCTGACCTATTCCGGTCGGTATCAACGTTGCTGGCGATTCTTGCTGCCTTTGTTACTAATATTATCGCCAATCTTTTCCCCTTTAATGGCCTCACCATTGGCGAAATTTCTAACCAAATGTTTCGGGATGTTTTAATTATTCCCGCTAACTACGCCTTTGCCATTTGGGGGCTAATTTATTTATCCCTGATTAGCTTTGGCATCTATCAAGTCTTACCGGCGCAACGCCATCATCCTCGGTTAAGGCGCATGAGTTACTTGCTGGTTCTCGCCAGTTTAGCCCAGATTGCTTGGGTATTTTTGTTTGAATATTTACAGTTTGGCTGGTCCGTTTTAGCCATGCTGATTATTTTAGGGTCTCTGATTCTCACTTATCTGCGCCTCCAGATAGGGAAAGAACGAATTCCCCCTCGGGAAAAATGGTTTATTAATATTCCCATAAGTATTTATTTGGCTTGGATTAGTGTCGCCACCGTAGTCAATATTGCTAGTACCCTCTATGCCTGGGGTTGGGATAACCCGAATACCTTTGTGTTTTGGACTGTAATCATGCTAGGTGTTTCCGCTGCGATCGCCGCTGTCGCCACCATTCAACGAGGGGATACCGCCTTTAATTTGGTGTTTGTTTGGGCTTATATTGCGATCGCCGTCCGTCAAAGCCAGTATGTGGTGATTGTCAGTACCGCTTTAGGATTGGCGATCGGGCTGATTCTCCTCCTCGGAGTTCCCTGGTTGAAGAAGCGCCGAAAAACTTGA
- a CDS encoding calcium-binding protein, producing the protein MANIIGTDQAELILGTIESDSILGLKGEDTIDGSSGNNTLNGNQGADLIIGREGDDFMFGGQGNDVIYGGSGNDTLFGNLDNDTLFGESGNDLLLGEAGRDILYGGDGNDVLQGGDDNDTLLGENGDDTLFGETGDDVLFGNKGDDLVLGGLGDDSLYGGRDDDSLFGEDGNDLVFGDLGNDILNGNLGSDTLDGGEGEDTLYGGRGDDSLFGGAGSDWLFGGLGADTLTGSTGSDYFVLQLNAGVDLITDYNPQEDFLTLEEGLEFGDLDFKNITNVGPDNSLTSSTAILLRDTQRIVALISGVSASGFTGADFVDSSGKAISIERPPVEDNTTSTTQNSTATNNLFETGLANLFATPAQDTLASNVNQNIRSGSDFLALDNTDTLALI; encoded by the coding sequence ATGGCTAATATCATTGGCACAGATCAGGCTGAACTCATCTTGGGAACCATTGAATCCGATTCAATTTTGGGCTTAAAAGGTGAAGACACAATTGACGGAAGCTCAGGAAATAATACCCTCAACGGTAACCAGGGGGCAGATCTTATCATTGGCCGGGAAGGGGATGACTTCATGTTTGGGGGTCAAGGAAATGACGTCATTTATGGTGGCAGTGGGAATGACACCCTGTTTGGAAACTTAGACAATGACACTCTATTTGGGGAATCGGGAAACGATCTGCTATTAGGAGAGGCGGGACGGGATATCCTCTACGGGGGAGATGGAAATGATGTTTTACAGGGTGGGGATGATAACGACACCCTCCTTGGGGAAAATGGGGATGATACCCTATTTGGAGAAACAGGGGATGACGTCTTATTTGGCAATAAAGGCGACGATCTGGTCCTCGGGGGACTGGGAGACGATAGCCTCTATGGTGGACGCGATGACGATAGTCTGTTTGGAGAAGACGGAAATGACCTGGTATTTGGAGATTTAGGAAATGATATTTTAAACGGCAACCTGGGTAGCGATACCTTAGATGGGGGAGAAGGCGAAGATACCCTCTATGGTGGACGTGGGGATGATAGCCTTTTTGGAGGTGCAGGAAGTGATTGGCTCTTCGGTGGATTAGGTGCGGATACCTTGACTGGCAGCACTGGATCGGATTATTTTGTGTTGCAGTTAAATGCTGGGGTAGATCTGATTACTGACTATAACCCTCAAGAGGATTTCTTAACCTTAGAGGAGGGTTTAGAATTCGGAGATCTGGACTTTAAAAATATTACGAATGTTGGTCCAGATAATAGTCTCACCTCTAGTACCGCTATTTTGCTTAGAGATACGCAACGGATTGTGGCTCTGATATCGGGAGTGTCCGCCTCTGGTTTCACCGGGGCTGATTTTGTGGATAGTTCTGGAAAAGCGATTTCTATCGAACGTCCCCCAGTGGAAGATAATACGACTTCGACGACTCAGAATTCTACAGCGACTAATAATCTATTTGAGACGGGTTTGGCGAATTTATTTGCAACACCTGCACAAGACACTCTGGCATCCAATGTTAATCAGAATATCCGCAGTGGATCTGATTTTTTGGCCTTGGATAATACGGATACCCTGGCACTGATTTAA
- a CDS encoding DUF4435 domain-containing protein, translating to MSSFLDALKAAPETPQAKLNIFLLSFQPQGQAIAIFLEGRDDPSLIRVNVQRFAEQKALSVETIILGNKKEVLNAYDYLGKRFPNNPRIMFFVDKDHDDLLGETRGTKTQQGLFVTQHYSIENYLVSEPAIAAILTDFWGVDSSSEAIAIACQKFNQFQQDYRSVFLPWMAWLLASRRLGEKPNTNNINISILTLDINYQILLNWQPDIFSHLGRVCNVKIQPDPRAIDSTIRELEALPTKVWLRGKQELWCFIKFLNRLEEEVKTGKVKLKIRSPININNIVELLAPRLPCPSDLRDYLTNRLGSL from the coding sequence ATGTCATCGTTCTTGGATGCTTTGAAGGCTGCACCGGAAACACCCCAAGCGAAATTAAATATATTTCTCCTCAGTTTTCAACCCCAGGGTCAGGCGATCGCAATTTTTCTGGAGGGACGCGATGATCCTTCCTTGATTCGAGTTAATGTTCAACGATTTGCTGAACAAAAGGCTTTATCGGTGGAAACCATTATATTGGGAAATAAAAAGGAAGTGTTGAATGCTTATGATTATCTAGGTAAACGATTTCCCAATAACCCCAGAATCATGTTTTTTGTGGATAAAGACCATGATGACCTCCTCGGTGAAACTCGGGGAACAAAAACTCAGCAAGGCTTATTCGTCACCCAACACTACTCCATTGAGAATTATCTGGTTTCAGAACCCGCCATTGCCGCGATATTAACCGATTTTTGGGGGGTGGATTCATCCAGTGAGGCAATTGCGATCGCCTGCCAAAAATTTAATCAATTCCAACAGGATTATCGTTCAGTTTTTTTACCGTGGATGGCGTGGCTTTTAGCAAGTCGGCGATTAGGCGAAAAACCCAACACCAATAATATAAACATTTCAATCCTGACTCTCGATATAAATTATCAAATTCTGCTCAACTGGCAACCTGATATTTTTTCTCACTTAGGAAGAGTCTGTAATGTAAAGATCCAGCCTGATCCGAGGGCAATTGACTCTACCATCAGAGAATTGGAAGCCTTACCGACAAAAGTTTGGTTGCGGGGAAAACAAGAACTCTGGTGTTTCATTAAGTTTTTGAACCGACTGGAAGAAGAGGTCAAAACCGGAAAAGTTAAGCTAAAAATTAGATCGCCCATCAATATCAACAATATCGTTGAATTGCTGGCCCCTCGTCTACCCTGTCCTTCAGATTTAAGAGATTACCTAACCAATCGACTCGGTAGTTTATAA
- a CDS encoding MATE family efflux transporter, with amino-acid sequence MHSLSQSKVFSEVKATLYLAIPLIAAQLAQAATGFVDTVMMGLLGSETLAAGGLGAIIFFTVILISTGMVSSVGAIAATAHGAGELHRISRLTIQGLWLTLALSLPMGFLIWNLSPLLLRFGQDPKAVALAQTYLQALIWGFPAAVGFAVLRNILSALNYTRPIMAIVASCVPLNIGGNYVLMFGKFGLPALGLAGIGWSSTLSFWVMFIAAASFLALSRRLKSYHIFRTSYQFDAREFLAIVKIGWPIAGLFAIETGLFAVTTFLMGTLGTVTLAAHNIALQTANITFMVPVGLSLATTVRVGQAIGRQDMSSAKRAGYVGIAIGVSFMSLTGLFLWTNPDKIVALYLDIQNPDNQPVLESAISLLGIAAMFQIFDGMQVVAAGALRGVKDTRIPMLIGFLGYWCIGLFSGYILGLRLNFGGVGLWLGLVLGLAFSGLLLTCRFAYLLTGKTDFIKKNSDIPPGNKQD; translated from the coding sequence ATGCACAGTCTGTCTCAGTCCAAAGTTTTCTCCGAAGTCAAAGCCACCCTGTACCTGGCAATTCCCCTGATTGCCGCCCAACTGGCGCAAGCCGCCACCGGATTTGTGGATACAGTCATGATGGGGTTACTCGGCAGTGAGACATTAGCCGCAGGGGGTTTAGGTGCGATTATCTTTTTCACCGTCATCCTCATTTCTACGGGGATGGTGTCCTCCGTTGGGGCGATCGCAGCCACCGCGCATGGTGCCGGAGAACTCCACCGAATCAGTCGCCTGACCATTCAGGGACTCTGGTTAACCCTAGCACTCTCCCTTCCGATGGGTTTCCTAATCTGGAACCTCAGTCCCCTGTTGCTGCGCTTCGGACAGGACCCGAAAGCCGTCGCCTTAGCGCAAACCTATCTACAGGCGCTAATTTGGGGATTTCCCGCTGCCGTAGGATTTGCCGTATTACGCAATATCCTTTCCGCCCTGAATTATACCCGCCCGATAATGGCGATCGTCGCCAGTTGCGTTCCCCTGAATATTGGCGGAAATTATGTTTTGATGTTTGGCAAATTTGGTTTACCTGCCTTGGGTTTAGCAGGAATTGGATGGTCCAGCACCCTATCTTTTTGGGTAATGTTTATCGCCGCTGCTAGTTTTCTAGCCCTGAGTCGCCGGTTAAAATCCTATCACATTTTTCGGACTTCTTATCAGTTTGATGCCCGAGAATTTTTGGCAATAGTCAAAATTGGCTGGCCGATCGCCGGACTCTTTGCCATAGAGACCGGACTTTTTGCCGTCACCACCTTTCTCATGGGAACCTTGGGAACCGTTACCTTAGCCGCCCATAACATCGCCTTACAAACCGCCAATATCACCTTTATGGTTCCCGTGGGATTGTCTCTTGCCACCACGGTGAGAGTTGGACAAGCAATCGGCAGACAAGATATGAGTAGTGCCAAACGTGCTGGATATGTCGGCATTGCGATCGGGGTAAGTTTCATGAGTCTCACCGGGTTATTTTTGTGGACCAACCCGGATAAAATTGTCGCCTTATATTTGGATATTCAAAATCCCGACAATCAACCTGTATTGGAATCAGCAATATCCTTGTTAGGCATCGCTGCCATGTTTCAAATTTTTGATGGAATGCAAGTGGTAGCCGCCGGTGCTTTGCGGGGCGTAAAAGATACCCGAATTCCCATGTTAATTGGATTTTTGGGCTATTGGTGTATTGGCCTCTTCAGTGGCTATATCCTCGGCTTACGCCTAAATTTTGGCGGCGTTGGCTTATGGTTAGGCTTAGTCCTCGGACTCGCTTTTTCCGGTTTATTGTTGACCTGTCGCTTCGCTTATTTACTAACCGGCAAAACAGATTTTATTAAAAAAAATAGCGATATACCTCCCGGGAATAAACAGGATTAA
- a CDS encoding photosystem II manganese-stabilizing polypeptide has product MRYRALIVAFLAVCLSVLTACSEGPTVGSQELTYDDIRNTGLANSCPELAETARGAIPIDGSQSYLLSDLCLQPTEYFVLEEGSNKRKEAEYIPSKPLTRYTSSLTQIQGPLTLGNDGSFTFVEKDGIDFQAITVMLPGGEEVPFLFTVKGLTAKSQPGLDSINTSTDFEGDYTVPSYRSASFLDPKGRGGATGYDNAVALPASSDAADLNRSNVKRALQGKGHISLSVSKVNSATGEIAGIFVSEQSSDTDLGAKEPVEVKIRGLFYGRVEPDA; this is encoded by the coding sequence ATGAGGTATCGCGCTTTAATTGTCGCATTTCTAGCAGTATGCTTGAGCGTGCTAACGGCTTGTAGTGAAGGGCCGACGGTGGGGAGTCAAGAACTCACCTATGATGATATCAGAAACACAGGTTTAGCAAATAGCTGTCCAGAATTGGCAGAAACCGCTCGGGGTGCAATTCCCATTGATGGCAGCCAATCTTATTTGCTGAGTGATCTGTGTTTGCAACCAACGGAATATTTCGTTCTGGAAGAAGGATCCAATAAACGGAAAGAAGCCGAATATATTCCCAGCAAACCGTTGACTCGTTATACCTCTTCCTTGACTCAAATCCAAGGACCCTTGACTTTGGGCAACGATGGCAGCTTCACCTTTGTGGAAAAAGATGGGATTGACTTCCAAGCAATCACCGTCATGCTTCCCGGTGGTGAAGAAGTTCCTTTCTTGTTCACCGTCAAAGGTCTCACGGCAAAAAGTCAGCCCGGACTTGATAGCATTAATACCTCGACTGACTTTGAAGGGGACTATACCGTTCCTTCCTATCGTTCTGCTTCTTTCCTTGATCCTAAAGGTCGTGGTGGAGCCACTGGATATGATAACGCGGTGGCGTTGCCTGCCAGTTCTGATGCAGCAGATTTGAATCGCTCTAACGTCAAGCGTGCACTACAGGGTAAAGGTCATATTTCCCTGAGTGTTTCTAAAGTCAATAGTGCCACTGGGGAAATTGCTGGTATTTTCGTCAGCGAACAGTCTTCGGATACTGATTTAGGTGCGAAAGAACCTGTAGAGGTGAAGATTCGCGGTCTATTTTACGGTCGCGTGGAACCAGACGCATAA
- a CDS encoding Uma2 family endonuclease: MDLATAFISVDDYFQQEETSPVRHEYLGGQLFAMAGASEEHNRIAANLCTYLISHLRGSGCKTFISDMKVKIQVAQGTGDIFYYPDVMVTCDKEDREKFYKIHPCLVVEVLSLSTETIDRREKRLNYQSLASLQEYVLVSQDQMQVEVYRREGSGNWEVERLGPNDSLELNSVGLTLTLTEIYDEVFAV, encoded by the coding sequence ATGGACTTAGCAACTGCTTTTATTTCTGTTGATGATTATTTCCAACAGGAAGAAACTAGCCCCGTTCGCCATGAATATCTGGGGGGACAACTGTTTGCAATGGCGGGTGCCAGTGAGGAACATAATCGGATTGCTGCTAACCTTTGTACCTATTTAATCAGTCATTTACGAGGGAGTGGCTGTAAAACATTTATCTCGGATATGAAAGTAAAAATCCAAGTCGCCCAAGGGACGGGAGATATTTTTTACTATCCCGATGTTATGGTGACTTGTGACAAAGAAGACCGAGAAAAATTTTATAAAATTCACCCCTGTTTAGTTGTAGAGGTTTTATCTCTTTCGACGGAAACCATAGACCGCCGAGAAAAACGTCTTAACTATCAAAGTTTAGCGAGTTTGCAGGAATATGTGTTGGTTTCTCAAGACCAGATGCAGGTTGAGGTTTATCGACGCGAGGGGTCGGGAAATTGGGAGGTTGAACGATTAGGTCCGAATGATAGTTTAGAATTAAATTCTGTGGGTTTAACCTTGACTTTGACAGAAATTTATGATGAAGTATTTGCCGTTTAA
- a CDS encoding UPF0175 family protein, whose amino-acid sequence MQITLNLPDSLSQTETFNQKDWLREIAVALFEQERVSLSRASTIAAMEIMEFQKLLAERGICVHYDVADFEQDVQHLRDRGWL is encoded by the coding sequence ATGCAAATTACACTGAATCTACCGGATAGCCTTAGCCAAACTGAAACCTTTAATCAGAAGGACTGGCTTAGGGAAATTGCGGTGGCCCTGTTTGAACAAGAGCGGGTTTCTCTCAGCCGTGCCAGCACTATTGCGGCGATGGAGATTATGGAGTTTCAAAAGCTGCTGGCAGAGCGTGGTATCTGTGTTCACTACGATGTAGCAGATTTTGAACAGGATGTTCAGCACCTGCGCGATCGCGGCTGGTTATGA
- the vapC gene encoding type II toxin-antitoxin system tRNA(fMet)-specific endonuclease VapC → MRFLLDTNICIYVIKQKPLRVKERLQTIDSGEIGISIITLAELEYGAAKSQNPQRNRETLTRFCLPFQIVAFCPEDAQKFGEIRATLEQRGQPIGSYDLLIASQAVNRGLILVTNNIKEFSRVEGLNLENWVE, encoded by the coding sequence ATGAGATTTTTACTCGATACTAACATTTGTATTTATGTGATTAAACAAAAACCTCTGAGGGTTAAGGAGCGATTGCAAACGATTGATTCTGGAGAGATAGGAATTTCTATAATCACGTTGGCAGAGCTAGAATATGGAGCAGCCAAGAGCCAAAACCCCCAGCGCAATCGAGAAACCTTAACTCGCTTTTGTTTGCCGTTTCAAATAGTAGCCTTTTGTCCAGAAGATGCTCAAAAGTTTGGCGAAATTAGAGCCACATTAGAGCAACGAGGGCAACCTATTGGCAGTTATGATTTACTGATTGCCTCTCAAGCGGTCAATCGGGGACTGATATTAGTGACTAATAATATTAAAGAGTTCAGCCGAGTTGAGGGTTTGAATCTGGAGAATTGGGTTGAGTAG
- a CDS encoding AAA family ATPase, producing the protein MSIDLKRIRIERLFDAYNLDVPIQDNTLILVGENGSGKSTLINLLYYTLTAQWDRLAEVPFHSCTVTIGVQEYPIFREDLRILKKNNQITRINNWYLNGIEFHQKLTYLEEHKESQVTDGLAEAIQSNSEEQVLFLPTYRRIEKELSDVFPDRDFDDVLPFSQANRSREKPQSGYVELVEFGMEDVIQAFDSTLSGLEQNFRQELNRLTGSYLGDIIRNNYKNVEASQLSTEEFTETIKVMLPRIGDILSEGDRQKLGQILEDVRTNQVLLEEQRVTAYFLTRLVEIHKSQQEKERPIRKLVDLVNQYLSNKKLEFNSSEFKLVVKRKNKEMTEVPIPGLSSGEKQIISLFSHILLSDYKQYFVVIDEPELSISVPWQRRFLQDLKDTEKCSGLIAVTHSPFVFENSLAEYAHSISEFIEEI; encoded by the coding sequence ATGTCTATTGACCTCAAGCGAATTCGGATAGAGCGTCTCTTTGACGCTTATAATTTGGATGTCCCCATTCAAGACAATACTTTAATCCTAGTGGGTGAAAACGGCTCGGGTAAAAGTACACTGATTAATTTATTATATTACACATTAACGGCTCAATGGGACCGTCTAGCCGAGGTTCCCTTTCATTCCTGTACCGTTACAATTGGTGTCCAAGAATATCCCATTTTTAGAGAAGATTTACGCATTCTTAAAAAAAATAATCAAATTACAAGAATAAATAACTGGTATTTGAACGGGATTGAATTTCATCAAAAACTTACTTATTTAGAGGAGCATAAAGAAAGCCAGGTTACAGATGGACTGGCTGAAGCTATCCAATCTAACTCTGAAGAACAAGTCTTGTTTTTACCCACTTATCGCCGAATTGAAAAAGAATTAAGCGATGTTTTTCCGGACAGAGACTTTGATGATGTCTTACCTTTTTCTCAAGCAAATCGTTCTCGGGAAAAGCCACAATCTGGCTATGTCGAACTGGTTGAGTTTGGCATGGAAGATGTAATTCAAGCCTTTGACTCGACTTTATCAGGCTTAGAGCAAAATTTCCGCCAGGAACTGAATCGATTGACTGGGAGTTACTTGGGGGATATTATTCGTAATAACTATAAAAATGTTGAGGCATCTCAACTGTCTACGGAGGAATTTACGGAAACAATCAAGGTGATGCTTCCTCGGATTGGGGATATTCTTTCAGAAGGCGATCGCCAAAAACTGGGACAGATCCTTGAAGATGTCAGAACTAACCAGGTTTTATTAGAAGAACAACGGGTGACTGCTTATTTTTTGACTCGGTTGGTCGAAATTCATAAAAGTCAACAGGAAAAAGAACGCCCCATCCGAAAGTTAGTTGATTTGGTTAATCAGTATCTCAGTAACAAAAAGTTGGAGTTTAACTCCAGTGAATTCAAGCTTGTTGTTAAGCGCAAAAACAAAGAGATGACCGAAGTGCCCATTCCGGGTTTATCCTCGGGAGAGAAACAAATCATTTCATTGTTTTCCCATATCTTGTTAAGTGACTACAAGCAGTATTTTGTGGTAATTGATGAACCAGAATTATCCATCTCTGTACCTTGGCAACGCCGGTTTCTGCAAGACTTGAAGGATACGGAAAAGTGTTCCGGTTTAATTGCGGTGACTCATTCTCCTTTTGTTTTTGAAAATTCACTGGCGGAATATGCACATTCTATCAGTGAGTTTATTGAGGAGATTTAA